From Pseudomonas alcaligenes, a single genomic window includes:
- a CDS encoding YafY family protein produces the protein MKRKQAIESVRWDLALRYRLIETIAWWEGRLTTGHLMQSFGISRQQASKDINSYITDYAPKNLEYDKHLKGYVPSRHFKPLFIDDSASAYLHLLNQNYERAPHIDGLALAYAHTEVLGVPDRSVRPEVLRPLLKACREGLRLECEYVSFSTPDVETRLIAPHTLIYTGMRWHVRAYCEKNRDYRDFVLSRFRGEPGLMDDLSEHTRDLDSGWNTELAVVIVPDSRLKPEQRTIIEADYGMQGGQLLIETRGALVQYVLQRYQIDPTKLHAKPEAQQIVVANLDELKPWLYH, from the coding sequence ATGAAACGCAAGCAAGCAATTGAGTCTGTGCGCTGGGATCTGGCCCTGCGCTACCGCCTGATCGAAACCATCGCCTGGTGGGAGGGCCGTTTGACCACAGGCCATCTGATGCAGAGCTTTGGCATCAGCCGGCAGCAGGCGTCGAAGGACATCAACTCCTACATCACTGACTACGCGCCGAAGAATCTGGAATACGACAAACATTTGAAGGGGTATGTGCCAAGCCGCCACTTCAAGCCACTGTTCATTGACGACAGCGCCAGCGCTTACCTGCATCTGCTCAATCAAAACTACGAGCGGGCGCCTCATATCGATGGGCTAGCCCTAGCCTATGCCCACACCGAAGTACTGGGCGTACCGGATCGATCTGTTCGCCCAGAGGTGTTGCGTCCCCTGCTCAAAGCCTGCCGAGAGGGGCTGCGACTGGAATGCGAGTATGTGTCTTTCAGCACCCCGGACGTTGAGACCAGGTTGATTGCTCCACACACACTGATCTACACAGGTATGCGTTGGCATGTACGTGCTTACTGCGAGAAGAACCGGGACTACCGGGACTTTGTGCTAAGCCGCTTCCGTGGCGAGCCCGGACTAATGGACGATTTGTCAGAACACACCCGGGACTTGGATAGCGGATGGAATACCGAGCTCGCAGTCGTGATTGTGCCCGACTCGCGCCTGAAGCCCGAGCAACGCACCATCATCGAGGCCGACTACGGCATGCAGGGCGGCCAACTGCTGATCGAAACCCGCGGTGCTCTGGTGCAGTACGTGTTGCAGCGCTACCAGATCGACCCAACCAAATTGCACGCAAAGCCAGAAGCACAGCAGATTGTGGTCGCCAACCTCGATGAGCTGAAGCCTTGGCTGTACCACTGA
- a CDS encoding RNaseH domain-containing protein: MKNLELRSNLFSFDPTQLDLAYRVQIGPGYINAWSVLQNEGNKQHQGLPTNALEEMLAVLSGGPVKVDSPLKHNGLLAILILNPLSVETINDALALWSLEVLRRWDAPSEGIKENLRVVDIVPLPAHDLVVPGNVSPLAYSTIPWRVARAMSQLPMETRKPAKPGYPENASRPIKLYQSSNNALVAWDHPVVAKNDFKSASALHVIEPSLALLRGCDEPFIRLHVKLSQVMPNWRGKKKSAWVKSGDLIVHALVATKKEPDGWRNDYAFPTNQLLAYLGHSPLPELSEGEIPVDSAFRPIHSVPPANPLIASGPGPVFLDQASFHLRAAVKSCQPLTARKAVSTLKKAQANPITSSVTVRIGVIASQSQTMLRLEQARKTLLTMPFFKVIAPPNLELSRINAEQADRMLTGDTDQSELNHWLLTSVIPALKLSGLNVAIVETCLEAAAKDGERDPKHFIRRVMAENGIATQFIMQLPMPGDSKPASRNTEEKRDFKALNSVTEAIRLNGYFPALFARTRATPAGTTIYSVWLDQVVEKGGSRYLPVITRALAGSAEAEIFWFDPKRGNKGRWFSFTEGVAAVHATKALHTQDAVKSLIAESLLAPTVKAEGPLIACVDYKLRQLYPGLQDSRRTGLPPFPAHAAIVRIREQDHVAQMTGVESTHPDAPHYIAQKLGLFQSTRSPAVFYFVSPSKVYGSTSSQRYSTRYDADPIGLKEPWQQLGITEITLIEHGSFESSIGVAEQIAQFCRNAPLWDGHIRLPSPMHLGAQIAGDHPILEMRRKSDANRMAES, from the coding sequence ATGAAAAATCTCGAATTGCGTAGCAATCTGTTCTCCTTTGATCCGACTCAGCTTGATCTTGCGTACAGGGTGCAGATCGGACCTGGCTATATAAACGCTTGGTCAGTTCTGCAAAACGAGGGGAACAAGCAACATCAGGGCCTCCCAACGAACGCGCTTGAGGAAATGCTGGCGGTTCTATCCGGAGGTCCGGTAAAGGTGGATTCGCCGCTCAAGCACAATGGGCTGCTCGCCATTCTGATACTCAATCCGCTGAGCGTGGAGACTATCAACGATGCTCTCGCTCTCTGGTCACTTGAGGTGCTACGACGCTGGGATGCGCCAAGCGAGGGGATCAAGGAAAATTTGAGAGTAGTCGATATCGTTCCGCTACCAGCACATGACTTAGTTGTGCCAGGCAACGTTTCTCCCCTGGCCTACAGCACAATTCCATGGCGGGTCGCACGAGCGATGTCGCAGCTGCCCATGGAAACGCGCAAGCCTGCCAAGCCCGGGTATCCCGAAAACGCTAGCCGGCCCATAAAGCTATACCAAAGCTCCAATAACGCCCTCGTGGCATGGGATCACCCTGTAGTTGCCAAGAACGACTTCAAATCCGCTAGTGCCCTCCACGTGATTGAGCCGTCGCTGGCTCTTTTACGAGGGTGCGATGAGCCCTTTATTCGGCTGCACGTAAAGCTCAGCCAAGTCATGCCGAACTGGCGCGGCAAGAAGAAGTCAGCATGGGTGAAATCAGGTGACCTGATCGTGCACGCGTTGGTGGCAACCAAGAAAGAGCCGGATGGATGGCGGAACGACTATGCGTTCCCCACGAACCAACTCTTGGCCTACCTCGGCCACTCCCCCCTTCCGGAGCTAAGTGAGGGAGAGATCCCCGTTGATAGTGCATTCAGGCCGATCCATTCCGTTCCACCAGCAAATCCACTGATTGCGTCAGGGCCTGGCCCCGTATTTCTGGACCAAGCAAGCTTTCATCTTCGCGCCGCAGTCAAAAGTTGCCAGCCACTCACAGCCCGGAAAGCCGTGTCGACTCTGAAAAAGGCGCAGGCTAATCCGATCACCAGCAGCGTAACCGTGCGCATCGGTGTAATCGCAAGCCAGTCGCAGACCATGCTCCGCCTCGAGCAAGCTCGCAAGACTCTGCTGACAATGCCGTTCTTCAAAGTGATCGCACCTCCAAACCTTGAACTCTCTCGGATCAATGCCGAGCAAGCCGACCGCATGTTGACTGGTGACACTGACCAGTCAGAACTCAACCATTGGCTGCTCACCTCTGTGATTCCAGCTCTCAAACTGTCTGGCCTTAACGTTGCGATCGTAGAAACCTGCTTGGAGGCGGCAGCCAAAGACGGAGAGCGAGACCCGAAGCATTTCATTCGACGCGTTATGGCAGAGAATGGAATTGCCACGCAGTTCATCATGCAGTTGCCCATGCCAGGTGACAGCAAACCCGCATCTCGAAATACAGAGGAAAAGCGAGACTTCAAGGCACTAAATTCGGTGACCGAAGCCATCCGGCTGAACGGCTATTTCCCTGCCTTATTTGCTCGGACTCGAGCAACGCCAGCAGGCACAACTATCTACTCAGTCTGGCTAGATCAGGTTGTGGAGAAAGGTGGTAGCCGTTACTTGCCGGTGATCACCAGAGCCCTTGCCGGAAGCGCTGAAGCCGAGATTTTCTGGTTCGATCCAAAGCGAGGTAATAAAGGACGTTGGTTCAGTTTCACGGAGGGTGTCGCGGCGGTTCACGCTACCAAAGCGCTCCATACACAGGACGCGGTAAAATCGCTGATCGCGGAATCGCTACTTGCGCCAACAGTGAAGGCTGAAGGGCCTCTAATTGCCTGCGTGGACTACAAGCTGAGGCAGCTGTATCCAGGCCTGCAAGACAGCCGGCGCACAGGACTGCCGCCATTCCCCGCCCATGCTGCAATCGTCCGCATACGCGAGCAAGACCACGTTGCACAAATGACTGGCGTAGAATCGACTCATCCCGATGCGCCCCACTACATTGCTCAGAAGCTTGGGCTATTCCAGTCAACGAGAAGTCCAGCCGTCTTTTACTTCGTATCCCCCTCAAAGGTATACGGAAGCACAAGCTCGCAGCGATACAGCACTCGCTATGATGCTGACCCCATCGGGCTTAAAGAACCATGGCAACAGCTGGGCATAACTGAGATAACGCTGATCGAACATGGCTCTTTTGAATCATCGATCGGAGTTGCGGAACAAATCGCACAGTTCTGCCGTAATGCGCCGCTGTGGGATGGACATATAAGACTACCAAGCCCGATGCACTTGGGAGCCCAGATTGCAGGGGATCATCCAATCCTAGAGATGCGCCGCAAGAGCGATGCCAATCGCATGGCAGAAAGCTGA
- a CDS encoding DUF932 domain-containing protein, whose amino-acid sequence MAHLIETMAYAGATPWHGLGNQLTQQQPIEVWQREAGMDWQILESPVHFKSDAIGHLGTIHSFPEQKVLFRSDTKVPLSVVSSRYHTVQPREVLEFYRDLTEVSGYELETAGVLKGGRKFWALARTGQGAALKGNDQVNGYLLLATSCDGTLATTATPTTVRVVCNNTLTIALDGTSRAIKVPHNTRFDPTAVKKQLGIAVSQWDDFMYRMRALSERKVQWHEALGFFMNVMCETSPTGQLPEQLPNERALRKVQELYDGRGRGSQLDSARGTAWGLLNAVTEYVDHERRARSNEYRMDSAWFGQGAQIKQRALDAALRLAA is encoded by the coding sequence ATGGCTCATCTCATCGAAACCATGGCTTATGCCGGAGCCACTCCGTGGCACGGCCTCGGCAATCAACTTACCCAGCAACAGCCCATTGAAGTTTGGCAACGCGAAGCCGGTATGGACTGGCAGATCCTTGAAAGCCCCGTGCACTTTAAATCGGATGCCATCGGCCATCTGGGCACCATCCATTCGTTCCCCGAGCAAAAGGTACTGTTCCGTTCGGATACCAAGGTGCCGCTGTCCGTGGTCTCCAGCCGCTATCACACCGTCCAACCGCGCGAGGTGCTGGAGTTTTATCGTGACCTCACCGAGGTCTCCGGCTACGAGTTGGAAACTGCTGGTGTACTCAAGGGCGGGCGCAAATTCTGGGCATTGGCCCGTACCGGCCAAGGTGCGGCGCTCAAGGGTAACGACCAGGTCAACGGCTACCTACTACTGGCCACCTCCTGCGACGGAACCCTGGCTACCACCGCAACGCCGACCACAGTGCGCGTGGTCTGCAATAACACACTGACCATCGCCTTGGACGGCACCAGCCGAGCGATCAAGGTGCCGCACAACACCCGGTTCGATCCAACGGCAGTGAAGAAGCAACTCGGTATTGCCGTCTCGCAATGGGATGACTTCATGTACCGCATGCGCGCGCTCTCTGAACGCAAGGTGCAGTGGCACGAAGCGTTGGGCTTCTTTATGAACGTGATGTGTGAGACCAGCCCTACCGGACAACTTCCCGAGCAGTTGCCCAACGAGCGCGCCCTGCGCAAGGTCCAAGAGCTGTATGACGGACGTGGCCGAGGCAGTCAGCTGGACTCGGCACGCGGTACCGCCTGGGGACTGCTCAACGCTGTGACCGAGTACGTCGACCACGAGCGCCGTGCACGCAGCAACGAGTACCGCATGGACTCGGCCTGGTTCGGTCAGGGTGCACAGATCAAGCAGCGCGCGTTGGATGCTGCGTTGAGGTTGGCGGCTTAA
- a CDS encoding YqaJ viral recombinase family protein — protein sequence MKATSLNGNTRKSRPALRLVSTKELPREDWLAIRKQGIGSSDAAAAVGLNPYKSQLELWLEKTGRDAGMPKADPQDEESPMYWGNVLEPIVAWHYSKRTKHKVRRINAVLQHSELPWMLANIDREVIGADDVQILECKTAGINGARLWKEGVPEYVQLQVMHQLAVTGKQAADVAVLLGGQTLEIHRIERDEQMIARLIELERQFWHYVESDTPPPADGTASAEAALRCLYPEDSGQTVDLSQHAGLTAAYIELKAVRQSIADKEKREAELKQMLQQAMGDASRAEFSNGYVSWRKAKDSVGLDVAQLLKDKPYLQAKYPLLKTGARRFLVG from the coding sequence ATGAAAGCCACTTCATTGAACGGCAACACCCGCAAGTCCCGCCCTGCTCTGCGTCTGGTGAGCACCAAGGAGCTACCTCGCGAGGACTGGCTGGCGATTCGCAAGCAAGGCATCGGCAGCTCCGATGCTGCCGCGGCAGTCGGCCTGAACCCGTACAAGTCGCAGTTGGAGCTGTGGCTGGAAAAGACCGGGCGCGATGCTGGCATGCCCAAGGCCGACCCTCAGGATGAGGAGAGCCCGATGTACTGGGGCAACGTCCTGGAGCCCATCGTGGCCTGGCACTACAGCAAGCGCACGAAGCACAAGGTACGGCGGATCAATGCCGTATTGCAGCACTCCGAGTTGCCCTGGATGCTGGCCAACATCGACCGCGAAGTGATCGGCGCTGACGATGTGCAGATCCTCGAATGCAAGACCGCCGGCATAAATGGCGCACGCCTCTGGAAAGAGGGTGTACCGGAGTATGTACAGCTCCAAGTGATGCACCAACTCGCCGTTACTGGCAAGCAAGCTGCTGATGTGGCGGTGCTGCTGGGTGGCCAGACGCTGGAGATCCATCGCATCGAGCGGGACGAGCAGATGATCGCTCGCCTGATCGAGTTGGAGCGCCAGTTCTGGCATTACGTGGAAAGCGACACGCCACCGCCAGCCGATGGTACGGCCTCCGCTGAAGCCGCCCTGCGCTGCCTCTACCCAGAGGACAGCGGGCAGACCGTCGACCTCAGCCAGCATGCTGGCCTGACCGCGGCCTATATCGAGTTGAAAGCCGTTCGGCAGTCGATTGCTGATAAGGAAAAGCGCGAGGCCGAACTCAAGCAGATGCTGCAGCAGGCCATGGGCGACGCCAGCCGGGCGGAGTTCTCCAATGGCTATGTCAGTTGGCGCAAGGCCAAGGACAGCGTAGGGCTCGATGTCGCCCAACTGCTCAAGGACAAGCCATACCTGCAGGCCAAGTACCCGCTGTTGAAAACCGGAGCACGGCGCTTTCTCGTCGGTTGA
- a CDS encoding hydrolase or metal-binding protein, which produces MLKGLAITPPVLGRISIGKVIEKNGKRLPEKDDQFTITSQVQGKDGWLLHPLNDELRQSDGDKLRSIPIRLLFNEPELNFRADYTLFDRQSGRPLCVGNGETCKRVTQDGMQSLPCPSPDACSLAKGGACKPYGRLNVVIGDEDPLGSFVFRTTGFNSIRTLAARLHYFQAISGNRLACLPLELRLRGKSTRQSHGTPIFYADLTVRHSMDMTQTLQATQELDAQRQAAGFDQAALDDAARRGFANGAFEDSEEDAGAIVEEFYPSDSSSPADTCQATPKTSLSEKLESQAQRLCATSNQDQGHHHETAQTEGQ; this is translated from the coding sequence ATGCTCAAAGGTCTGGCTATCACCCCGCCGGTACTCGGGCGGATTTCCATCGGCAAGGTCATCGAGAAGAACGGCAAGCGTCTGCCGGAAAAGGATGATCAGTTCACCATCACCTCTCAGGTGCAGGGCAAGGATGGCTGGCTCCTGCACCCACTGAATGATGAGCTGCGCCAAAGCGATGGCGACAAGCTGCGCAGCATCCCCATACGCCTGTTGTTCAACGAGCCAGAGCTGAACTTCCGCGCCGACTACACCCTGTTCGATCGGCAGTCCGGGCGACCGCTGTGCGTTGGTAATGGCGAGACCTGCAAGCGCGTCACGCAGGACGGCATGCAGTCTCTGCCCTGCCCTTCACCAGATGCCTGCTCCTTGGCCAAGGGCGGAGCGTGCAAGCCCTATGGCCGACTCAACGTGGTGATTGGGGACGAGGATCCGCTGGGCAGCTTCGTCTTCCGTACCACCGGCTTCAACAGCATCCGCACCCTCGCCGCTCGGCTGCATTACTTCCAGGCCATCTCGGGCAATCGCCTGGCCTGCCTGCCGCTGGAACTGCGCCTGCGTGGCAAGTCCACTCGCCAGAGCCACGGCACACCGATCTTTTACGCTGACCTGACAGTCCGCCACAGCATGGACATGACCCAAACGCTGCAGGCGACCCAAGAACTCGATGCACAACGACAAGCTGCGGGCTTCGACCAGGCTGCGCTGGATGACGCCGCGCGTCGAGGCTTTGCCAATGGCGCCTTCGAAGACAGTGAGGAAGACGCGGGCGCCATCGTCGAGGAGTTCTACCCCAGCGACAGCAGCAGCCCTGCCGACACCTGCCAAGCCACACCGAAAACCAGCTTGAGCGAGAAGTTGGAATCACAGGCTCAACGGCTCTGCGCCACATCTAATCAGGACCAAGGACACCATCATGAAACTGCACAAACTGAAGGCCAGTGA
- the radC gene encoding DNA repair protein RadC translates to MKLHKLKASEPTGTYLVESPVTEADILLMARQLANQRLRRGRALTSPREVFIHLQALLADYEHEVFALLLLDSKNRVITFHELFRGTLDGASVYPREVVKMALAHNAAAIILVHNHPSGDPEPSHADRNLTHKLQEALNLVGIRTLDHVVVGKEGCVSLAESGYL, encoded by the coding sequence ATGAAACTGCACAAACTGAAGGCCAGTGAGCCAACCGGCACCTACCTGGTTGAATCGCCTGTCACCGAAGCTGACATCCTGCTGATGGCTCGACAACTCGCCAATCAACGCCTTCGTCGGGGACGGGCACTGACCTCTCCACGGGAAGTTTTTATCCATCTGCAAGCACTGCTCGCCGATTACGAGCACGAGGTCTTTGCTCTGCTTTTGCTCGACAGCAAGAACCGGGTGATCACGTTTCACGAACTGTTCCGAGGCACCCTGGACGGCGCAAGCGTTTACCCGAGAGAGGTGGTCAAGATGGCCCTGGCGCACAACGCGGCGGCGATCATCCTGGTCCACAACCACCCTTCAGGTGATCCCGAGCCAAGCCATGCGGACCGCAACCTGACACACAAACTGCAGGAGGCGCTGAACCTGGTTGGCATACGAACGCTCGACCATGTCGTGGTCGGCAAAGAAGGCTGCGTATCGCTAGCCGAGTCTGGTTACTTGTGA
- a CDS encoding helix-turn-helix domain-containing protein, which yields MSKTESKRLADVVGRAIARQRLQSGLSQEQVAERLGIGSEAVSRIERGVVMPNIERLVELAGVFGCGTAELLTEASDRPEDQARRLHALLSSLGGDDRQLVMEVVERLVERLARS from the coding sequence ATGTCAAAGACCGAATCGAAAAGACTGGCTGATGTAGTGGGGCGGGCGATTGCACGGCAGCGCCTGCAATCTGGACTCAGCCAGGAGCAGGTTGCCGAACGACTGGGGATAGGCAGCGAAGCGGTGTCGCGAATAGAGCGTGGGGTGGTGATGCCCAACATCGAGCGACTGGTTGAGCTGGCCGGTGTCTTCGGCTGCGGAACCGCTGAACTCCTGACAGAAGCAAGTGATCGTCCAGAGGACCAGGCGCGGCGTCTCCACGCTTTGCTTTCTTCCCTGGGCGGAGACGACAGGCAACTGGTGATGGAGGTCGTAGAGCGTTTGGTTGAAAGGTTGGCGCGCAGTTGA